From a region of the Dehalococcoidia bacterium genome:
- the ald gene encoding alanine dehydrogenase, which translates to MRIGVPRERKADEYRVALTPEKVADVRHIGHEVLVEKGAGEGAGFPDAAYLQAGALLTADAAEVWGTADLIVKVKELQPSEYELPHPGQILFTYLHLAAHPEVAHALLRRKVVAIAYETVQLPDGSLPLLMPMSEIAGRMAPLIGAYYLQRPLGGKGKLMAGAPGTRPTVVAVLGAGTAGTNAARVAAGLGAQVVLLDTRPDRLRQAEASIPGRLTTLYSTPTTITESVLQADVVIGAVLVPGAKAPKLITRAMVTAMAPGSVVIDIAVDQGGCVETTRATTHAQPVYTVNGVIHYAVDNMPGAYPQTASSALSNALYPYLRRLLTLGVPRALTDDPALTKGVNIYRGYVTHPAVAEALGLPYTPLSQALASDS; encoded by the coding sequence ATGCGCATCGGCGTCCCTCGGGAGCGGAAAGCCGACGAGTATCGCGTGGCCCTAACCCCCGAGAAGGTGGCCGACGTCCGCCACATCGGGCACGAGGTGCTGGTGGAGAAGGGAGCAGGCGAAGGGGCCGGTTTCCCCGATGCAGCGTATCTCCAAGCCGGGGCGCTCCTCACCGCCGACGCCGCCGAGGTGTGGGGCACCGCCGACCTCATCGTGAAAGTCAAGGAGCTCCAACCCTCCGAATACGAACTGCCGCACCCAGGTCAAATCCTGTTCACCTATTTACATCTGGCCGCTCACCCCGAAGTAGCCCACGCCCTCCTGCGCAGGAAGGTGGTCGCCATCGCTTACGAAACGGTCCAACTTCCTGATGGCTCCCTTCCCCTCTTAATGCCTATGAGTGAGATCGCGGGACGGATGGCCCCTCTCATCGGGGCCTACTATCTGCAACGCCCTTTGGGAGGGAAGGGGAAACTCATGGCTGGTGCACCCGGCACTCGCCCCACCGTTGTGGCGGTGCTGGGTGCGGGCACGGCTGGCACTAACGCCGCCCGGGTGGCCGCAGGCTTGGGAGCCCAGGTTGTTCTCCTCGATACCCGTCCTGACCGTTTGCGTCAGGCCGAAGCCTCTATCCCTGGACGCCTCACCACCCTTTATTCCACCCCGACCACCATCACCGAGAGCGTCCTGCAAGCCGATGTGGTGATCGGGGCTGTGCTGGTGCCGGGGGCGAAGGCCCCCAAACTGATCACCCGCGCAATGGTAACCGCTATGGCCCCGGGGAGCGTGGTCATAGATATCGCCGTCGACCAGGGCGGGTGTGTCGAGACTACCCGTGCCACCACCCACGCTCAACCCGTGTACACCGTCAATGGAGTGATCCACTACGCCGTGGACAACATGCCCGGGGCATATCCCCAAACGGCCAGCAGCGCCCTGTCCAACGCCCTCTACCCCTATTTACGACGCTTGCTGACCTTGGGGGTGCCCCGCGCCTTGACGGACGACCCCGCCCTGACCAAAGGCGTCAACATATACCGCGGGTATGTAACCCACCCCGCCGTGGCCGAGGCCTTGGGGCTCCCCTATACCCCATTGTCCCAGGCCTTAGCGAGCGACAGCTAG
- the purQ gene encoding phosphoribosylformylglycinamidine synthase subunit PurQ — MRFAVIVFPGTWSDLDCWWVLREVFEQQVDFVWHKERDLSRYDCAILPGGFSFGDYLRPGAIARFSPIMDAVHAFAQRGRLVLGICNGFQILCEAGLLPGALLRNDHLEFRCQWVHLRVEHTASPFTSACRPGQVLRIPISHGEGRYYADPDTLAEMERNGQVLFRYSDPQGRITPQANPNGSLNNIAGVVNRQGNVLGMMPHPERCCETDVGGTDGRFIFLSILQSALQVVTG, encoded by the coding sequence ATGCGCTTCGCCGTCATCGTCTTCCCCGGCACCTGGAGCGACTTGGACTGCTGGTGGGTCCTGCGGGAGGTCTTTGAGCAGCAGGTGGACTTCGTTTGGCACAAAGAGCGGGACCTCTCCCGTTACGATTGCGCCATTCTGCCCGGCGGGTTCTCCTTTGGGGATTACCTCCGCCCCGGGGCCATCGCCCGCTTCTCCCCCATTATGGACGCCGTCCACGCATTCGCCCAACGGGGACGGCTGGTGCTCGGCATCTGCAACGGCTTCCAAATCTTATGTGAGGCGGGCCTTTTGCCCGGGGCTCTTCTACGCAATGACCACCTGGAGTTCCGCTGTCAATGGGTGCATTTGCGGGTGGAGCATACCGCCTCGCCCTTCACCTCGGCGTGCCGTCCAGGGCAAGTGCTGCGCATCCCCATCTCCCACGGGGAGGGGCGCTACTACGCCGACCCCGACACCCTAGCGGAGATGGAGCGCAATGGGCAGGTGCTGTTCCGCTACAGCGACCCCCAGGGACGCATCACCCCCCAGGCTAACCCCAACGGCTCCTTGAACAACATCGCCGGGGTCGTCAACCGTCAGGGCAATGTCCTGGGGATGATGCCCCACCCCGAGCGCTGCTGTGAGACGGATGTGGGGGGAACCGATGGACGCTTCATCTTCCTCTCTATCCTGCAAAGCGCCCTGCAGGTGGTTACTGGGTGA
- a CDS encoding GatB/YqeY domain-containing protein: MSTLHERVHQDLQDALRKGDTLRRDVLRLVRSALTYEQIAKNRPLTEEEAIAVLQREVKQRRESIEAFRQGGREDLATKEEKELAILLEYLPHQLSREDLIALAQRVIQETGAKGPADKGKVMGRLMPQVRGKADGATVSAIVSALLEGKTP; encoded by the coding sequence ATGTCCACCCTGCACGAGCGGGTGCACCAGGATCTGCAGGACGCTCTCCGGAAGGGCGATACCCTCCGCCGCGATGTCCTGCGCCTGGTGCGCTCTGCTCTCACCTACGAGCAGATCGCCAAGAACCGCCCCCTCACCGAGGAAGAGGCCATCGCCGTCCTCCAGCGGGAGGTGAAACAGCGCCGGGAGAGCATTGAGGCCTTCCGCCAGGGCGGACGGGAGGACTTGGCCACCAAAGAGGAGAAGGAACTGGCCATCCTATTGGAGTACCTTCCTCACCAACTGTCGCGGGAGGACCTGATTGCTTTGGCCCAGCGCGTCATCCAGGAGACCGGGGCCAAAGGCCCCGCCGATAAGGGCAAGGTCATGGGACGGCTCATGCCCCAGGTGCGGGGTAAGGCCGACGGGGCCACCGTCAGCGCCATCGTCAGCGCCCTCTTAGAGGGCAAGACCCCCTAA
- the rpsU gene encoding 30S ribosomal protein S21, whose translation MPYVTLQEGESFESLLKRFNKRVQQEGILSEVRKHEHFEPPSLKRKKKAATKLRKSLRNS comes from the coding sequence TTGCCCTATGTTACGCTGCAAGAGGGCGAATCCTTCGAGAGCCTCCTGAAGCGCTTCAACAAGCGCGTTCAACAGGAGGGCATCCTCTCCGAGGTGCGCAAGCACGAACACTTTGAGCCGCCCAGTCTGAAGCGCAAGAAGAAGGCGGCCACCAAACTGCGCAAGAGCCTGCGCAACTCCTAA
- a CDS encoding SAM-dependent chlorinase/fluorinase: MVGVSTPLITFLTDYGTQEPYAAEVKGVIKTICPQAEVLDLTHLVPPGDIHAGAFLLGMAWSVFPRGTVHLAVVDPGVGTARLPIVLVTPDGYFVGPDNGLCTYIVRSALPHAMHHDQHPFLQPVRIPLPDGFSAYALTEARWLRHPVSRTFHGRDIFGPCAAWLARGVPPHELGPPLTDVLCLWVPEPHWHEAVLEGLVLHIDRFGNLLTNIHAHHLDGVDAQQVVIEVGGLAWRGLAETYADAEWTAHLESHGWLEIARRGASAAQALGAHVGSRVRLRLTGR; the protein is encoded by the coding sequence ATGGTGGGCGTGTCCACACCTCTCATCACCTTCTTAACGGATTACGGGACGCAGGAGCCCTACGCTGCCGAGGTGAAAGGGGTCATCAAGACCATCTGCCCTCAGGCGGAAGTGCTGGACCTGACCCACTTGGTTCCCCCAGGGGATATACATGCAGGGGCGTTTCTGCTGGGCATGGCTTGGAGCGTTTTCCCGCGGGGCACTGTGCACTTAGCGGTGGTGGACCCCGGCGTCGGGACGGCGCGCCTCCCCATCGTTTTGGTGACTCCCGATGGCTACTTTGTCGGGCCCGACAACGGGCTGTGCACCTACATTGTGCGTTCCGCCCTCCCCCATGCCATGCACCACGACCAACACCCCTTTCTTCAGCCGGTGCGCATTCCTCTCCCCGACGGCTTTTCGGCCTATGCCCTAACGGAAGCGCGCTGGCTGCGCCACCCCGTGAGCCGCACCTTCCATGGGCGAGATATCTTCGGGCCGTGTGCGGCGTGGCTGGCGCGTGGGGTCCCTCCCCACGAGTTGGGCCCACCCCTCACGGATGTTCTCTGCCTGTGGGTGCCGGAACCCCACTGGCACGAGGCGGTTCTAGAGGGCCTTGTTCTCCATATTGACCGCTTCGGCAACCTGCTCACCAACATCCACGCCCACCACCTGGACGGCGTAGATGCCCAGCAGGTGGTGATTGAGGTAGGGGGCCTGGCGTGGCGCGGGTTGGCCGAGACCTATGCCGACGCGGAGTGGACGGCCCACCTGGAAAGCCACGGGTGGCTGGAGATCGCCCGGCGGGGGGCCAGCGCCGCTCAAGCCCTGGGGGCACACGTGGGGAGCAGGGTGCGCCTACGGCTCACGGGGCGCTGA
- a CDS encoding cupin domain-containing protein, with protein sequence MYFYSLTELPPLHLFPGITARIASGEKVMVSVVDMVEGVSMPAHSHPHEQAGYVVEGEFEFEIGGQRRWLRPGDVYVIPSGVPHRVVAVRGKARAIDIFSPPREDYLQRR encoded by the coding sequence ATGTACTTCTACTCTTTGACGGAGCTGCCCCCTTTGCACCTGTTCCCGGGCATCACCGCCCGCATCGCCAGTGGGGAGAAGGTCATGGTGTCGGTGGTGGATATGGTGGAGGGTGTCTCCATGCCCGCCCATAGCCATCCCCACGAGCAGGCGGGCTATGTGGTAGAGGGGGAATTCGAGTTTGAAATCGGAGGGCAGCGCCGCTGGTTGCGCCCAGGGGATGTGTATGTTATCCCCTCCGGCGTGCCGCACAGGGTGGTGGCAGTGCGGGGCAAGGCCCGGGCCATTGACATCTTCAGCCCGCCCCGGGAGGACTATCTGCAGAGGCGGTAA
- a CDS encoding 2-dehydropantoate 2-reductase, whose translation MRIAVMGSGAVGGYLGALLARAGHHVTCIARGPHLRAIHERGLRIESTRSGTFTIHLPATDTPAHVGPVDLVLFCVKTYSNPEAIPLIAPLVGPESVVLTLQNGVDNGEQLAAVYGRQRVMAGAVYIESRVAEPGVIVQSGPLCRVVFGELDESDTSRGHRLAETFRQAGIDAVFTTALRRELWTKFLFIASMSGVACLTRAPVGEWMEFAPTRDLYVRALREVEQVARALDIPLDAEIVPRTVEMTYRFRKEALSSMQVDLLQGRRLEISSLSGAVSRYGKQAGVPTPIHDTITAVLSLADEQAKRRLTHTT comes from the coding sequence ATGCGTATCGCCGTTATGGGGAGCGGGGCTGTGGGGGGCTACTTGGGAGCCCTACTGGCCCGCGCCGGCCACCACGTGACATGCATTGCCCGCGGCCCCCACCTCCGGGCTATTCACGAGCGCGGTTTGCGCATCGAGAGCACCCGCAGTGGCACCTTCACTATCCACCTCCCGGCTACCGATACTCCCGCCCACGTGGGGCCTGTTGACCTCGTCCTTTTTTGCGTGAAGACCTATAGCAACCCCGAGGCCATCCCCCTTATCGCCCCCCTGGTAGGCCCAGAGAGCGTCGTGCTCACCTTGCAAAACGGCGTGGACAACGGGGAGCAGTTGGCGGCCGTGTATGGACGTCAGCGCGTCATGGCAGGGGCAGTTTACATCGAGAGCCGTGTGGCGGAGCCGGGGGTCATTGTCCAATCGGGGCCCCTATGTCGCGTCGTGTTCGGAGAGTTAGACGAGTCCGACACATCCCGCGGCCATCGCTTGGCAGAAACCTTCCGCCAGGCGGGGATTGATGCCGTGTTCACCACAGCCCTGCGCAGGGAACTGTGGACCAAATTCCTGTTCATCGCCTCTATGAGCGGTGTCGCCTGCCTCACGCGTGCTCCGGTGGGCGAATGGATGGAGTTCGCCCCCACGCGCGACCTCTACGTGCGTGCCCTGCGGGAGGTGGAACAGGTTGCCCGAGCCCTGGACATCCCCCTAGATGCGGAGATTGTGCCCCGCACTGTAGAGATGACTTACCGCTTCCGCAAGGAGGCCCTCTCCAGCATGCAGGTGGACCTCTTGCAAGGGCGGCGTCTGGAGATTTCCTCGCTCAGCGGGGCGGTGAGCCGGTATGGGAAGCAAGCGGGAGTGCCCACCCCCATCCACGACACCATCACCGCCGTCTTGTCGCTGGCTGACGAGCAGGCCAAGCGCCGTCTCACCCACACAACCTAG
- a CDS encoding sulfite exporter TauE/SafE family protein — protein MDTPTALALIGLGVLTGTLGTLIGVGGGFLVVPVFLLAFPRLSPTDITSISLAAIFLGSPSGLVAYARMRRIDYRSGLAFAMGTVPGAVLGANLVKLVPREPFQVLFGCVLGLVGIYLAIRPSVRPRPSTQGPNRVLTDRTGQTFTYRVEVGKGMLISLGVGVLSAILGVGGGVFLVPAMVAVMGVPPLIAAPTSVFILSFTSASATATHALAGHLDAHWPYVLLLAFGMITGAQVAARIARRIASVVLVRLLGLVLGSAGIYLLLLGLDIIGARPR, from the coding sequence ATGGACACTCCCACGGCCCTAGCGCTTATAGGTCTCGGGGTGCTCACGGGCACCCTAGGGACCCTTATAGGCGTAGGAGGAGGGTTCCTTGTCGTGCCGGTGTTTCTGCTCGCCTTCCCACGTCTCTCCCCCACCGACATCACCAGCATCTCCCTAGCGGCCATCTTTCTCGGAAGCCCATCGGGATTGGTGGCCTACGCCCGCATGCGCCGCATTGATTATCGGAGTGGCTTGGCCTTTGCTATGGGGACGGTGCCCGGGGCGGTGCTGGGAGCCAACCTTGTCAAACTGGTGCCTCGGGAGCCGTTTCAGGTTCTGTTCGGGTGTGTGCTGGGGCTGGTGGGAATCTACCTGGCCATCCGTCCCAGCGTCCGCCCCCGCCCGTCGACCCAGGGCCCCAACCGCGTTCTGACCGACCGCACGGGGCAAACCTTCACCTATCGGGTGGAGGTAGGCAAAGGGATGCTTATTAGCCTGGGCGTCGGGGTGCTCTCGGCCATTCTCGGTGTAGGCGGGGGCGTCTTCCTGGTGCCGGCTATGGTAGCCGTGATGGGTGTGCCCCCCCTCATTGCCGCCCCCACGTCCGTGTTCATTTTGTCCTTCACCTCCGCTAGCGCCACAGCCACCCACGCTCTTGCTGGCCACTTGGACGCTCACTGGCCCTATGTTCTGCTTCTCGCCTTTGGGATGATTACAGGTGCCCAGGTGGCGGCGCGCATAGCCCGGCGCATCGCCAGTGTAGTTCTGGTGCGTCTGCTAGGGCTTGTTTTGGGGTCTGCAGGTATCTATCTGCTCCTGCTCGGGCTGGACATCATCGGCGCGCGCCCACGCTAG
- a CDS encoding nucleotidyltransferase family protein translates to MSLVSAVLLAAGESSRMGQPKALLPWCGRPLIQYQIASLAQAGVHEIVIVLGSHAPQLAPYVRGRGRLIVVINPHWPQGKTTSIVAGVREVSPHTDAIVVLAVDQPRPPHVLATLLEAQQRTSPPLTLPVYQGRRGHPLVVHRAVLPELLDIREETKGLYAVVERHRTDALLVPIDNPIVLVDLNTPHDYEEARRRYGG, encoded by the coding sequence GTGTCCCTGGTCAGTGCCGTTTTGCTGGCGGCGGGGGAATCGTCCCGCATGGGCCAGCCCAAAGCCCTCCTCCCCTGGTGTGGCAGACCCCTTATCCAGTACCAGATTGCGTCCCTTGCCCAGGCAGGGGTGCACGAGATAGTAATCGTGTTAGGGTCGCACGCCCCCCAGTTGGCCCCCTATGTGCGGGGGAGGGGGCGACTGATCGTGGTGATTAATCCCCACTGGCCCCAGGGGAAGACCACCTCCATCGTCGCTGGCGTGCGGGAGGTCTCGCCCCACACCGATGCCATCGTGGTGCTGGCCGTAGACCAGCCCCGTCCCCCCCATGTGCTGGCTACCCTTCTAGAGGCGCAGCAGCGCACCAGCCCGCCACTTACCCTGCCCGTTTACCAGGGGCGGAGGGGGCATCCCCTGGTGGTCCACCGCGCCGTGCTCCCCGAACTGCTGGACATCCGCGAGGAAACCAAAGGGCTTTACGCCGTGGTGGAGCGCCACCGCACCGATGCCCTCCTGGTGCCCATAGACAACCCCATCGTGCTGGTGGACCTCAACACCCCTCACGACTATGAGGAGGCGCGGAGGCGCTACGGTGGCTAA
- a CDS encoding XdhC family protein yields MRVVFEEAVRCLERGERCVLTTVVRTKGSTPQKPGARLLVRQDGSAVGTLGGGCVEGDIWFAAKVLLREGGGPQVRDYVLNEELAARDGLVCGGTMYFLLEPLLEPQVFLPTARAIVEAYRGGPPVALASLLTPPQGSSLAPGSRLLIRHDGSAQGTLGSPALDALALARAPQLMRYGETAYIATEDGVEIFVEGFTSPPCLVVCGGGHISKALYTLATFLGFRFIVIDDRPEYANKERFPLAEQTIVARYDQGLAQVPINANTAVIVATRGHRWDDMALEAAVRSPAGYVGLVGSRRKTILIYEELLRKGIPEERLREVHAPVGLDIGARTPEEIALSIMAEVLMVRTRTTGQPMRLEERLLQKAKERALAQARG; encoded by the coding sequence ATGCGCGTAGTGTTTGAAGAGGCGGTGCGCTGTTTGGAGCGGGGGGAGCGGTGCGTGCTGACCACGGTGGTGCGCACTAAAGGCTCCACTCCCCAGAAGCCTGGCGCACGCCTTTTGGTGCGGCAGGACGGCTCAGCCGTGGGCACCCTGGGGGGCGGATGCGTGGAAGGGGACATCTGGTTTGCCGCCAAGGTTCTGCTGCGGGAGGGGGGCGGGCCGCAGGTACGCGACTATGTGCTCAACGAGGAACTGGCAGCCCGCGATGGTCTGGTGTGTGGAGGCACCATGTATTTCCTCTTGGAGCCCCTGCTGGAGCCCCAGGTGTTCCTCCCCACGGCGCGGGCTATCGTGGAGGCCTACAGAGGCGGTCCCCCCGTCGCCCTGGCGTCCCTGCTCACCCCGCCCCAGGGCAGTTCCCTTGCCCCGGGCAGTAGACTTCTCATCCGCCACGATGGAAGCGCCCAGGGCACCCTGGGAAGCCCCGCCCTGGATGCCCTGGCCCTGGCGCGCGCCCCGCAGCTGATGCGCTACGGGGAGACGGCCTACATCGCCACCGAGGACGGTGTGGAAATTTTTGTGGAGGGATTCACCAGCCCACCCTGCCTGGTGGTCTGCGGAGGGGGACATATCAGTAAGGCCCTCTACACATTGGCCACCTTCTTGGGCTTCCGCTTCATCGTGATCGACGATCGCCCCGAATACGCCAATAAAGAGCGTTTCCCTCTGGCCGAGCAGACCATCGTCGCCCGCTATGACCAGGGCCTCGCTCAAGTGCCTATCAACGCCAATACCGCCGTGATAGTCGCCACCCGGGGCCACCGCTGGGATGACATGGCCTTGGAGGCGGCCGTGCGCTCGCCCGCCGGGTATGTGGGCCTGGTGGGAAGCCGCCGCAAGACCATCTTGATTTACGAGGAACTCCTGCGCAAGGGCATCCCCGAAGAGCGCCTGCGGGAGGTGCACGCCCCCGTGGGCCTGGACATCGGCGCCCGCACCCCCGAGGAGATCGCCCTCAGCATTATGGCTGAGGTCCTCATGGTGCGCACCCGCACCACCGGTCAGCCCATGCGCCTGGAGGAGCGCCTCCTGCAAAAGGCCAAAGAGAGGGCCCTGGCGCAGGCGCGGGGGTAG
- a CDS encoding acVLRF1 family peptidyl-tRNA hydrolase: MLCAAQTPLASVHRPTAEALALLGEQAQRALEWPMGLVCFWSAERQVWVLPPFAIRQAGVEATWHSPTFHALYSRPVSFGLLLLRRGGYALGIAQGESLEVHKVGSRYVHGRHRAGGSSARRFERRRREQVHHLLEEVCQEATARLGERLSSLEAIFFGGDRLLLRQLEKECPFLGRVKPLVHPHHLPVPEPRLKVLEDAVGLAWQSQVALTGCWEGGC; this comes from the coding sequence GTGCTCTGCGCCGCACAGACGCCTTTGGCCAGTGTCCATAGGCCTACGGCCGAGGCGTTGGCCCTACTAGGGGAGCAGGCACAGCGTGCCCTGGAATGGCCTATGGGGCTGGTGTGCTTCTGGTCGGCCGAACGGCAGGTGTGGGTGTTGCCCCCCTTTGCTATCCGCCAGGCGGGCGTGGAGGCCACATGGCATAGCCCCACCTTCCACGCCCTGTACAGCCGTCCCGTGTCCTTTGGCCTTCTGCTCCTGCGTCGAGGGGGGTATGCCCTGGGCATCGCCCAAGGGGAGAGCCTGGAGGTGCACAAAGTAGGTTCCCGCTATGTGCACGGTCGGCATCGGGCTGGGGGCTCCTCCGCCCGTCGCTTTGAGCGCAGGCGGCGGGAGCAGGTGCACCACCTCCTGGAAGAGGTCTGCCAAGAGGCCACAGCGCGCCTGGGGGAGCGCCTTTCCTCCCTGGAGGCAATCTTTTTCGGCGGCGACCGTCTCCTCCTACGGCAATTAGAGAAAGAGTGCCCCTTTCTCGGACGCGTGAAGCCCCTGGTGCATCCCCACCACCTGCCCGTGCCCGAGCCGCGGCTGAAGGTATTAGAAGATGCCGTCGGCTTGGCGTGGCAGAGTCAGGTGGCTCTGACGGGTTGCTGGGAGGGAGGCTGTTAG